A DNA window from bacterium contains the following coding sequences:
- a CDS encoding Gfo/Idh/MocA family oxidoreductase, which translates to MPELGYGIIGCGVIAPFHLLGVNKAKGAKMVAVCDIIPEKAEKFAKDNNIPAWYTDYKELLKRPDIDIVSICTPSGLHSEIAIEAAKAGKHILCEKPIDITLPAIDKMLDVVEQKNVKLGVMFQRRTYETSQQVRQTVQSGGLGKMVLGDAYLKYYRSQAYYDSAGWRGTWELDGGGALMNQGVHGIDLLLWIMGDVATVYAKADHLVRNIKVEDTAVAVLTYKNGAFGVIEGTTSVYPGEETRLEFHGDLGTIILQEQTIKKWVILGSDGKPQDVTPQGESVKVGGTSDPAAIATLGHERGVQNIIDAVLENKPVYCSGLEARKSVEIILAIYQSVKTKKEIKLPL; encoded by the coding sequence ATGCCAGAACTAGGGTATGGAATCATTGGCTGCGGAGTTATTGCGCCGTTTCATCTGCTCGGTGTAAATAAAGCGAAAGGAGCGAAAATGGTTGCAGTCTGCGACATTATTCCTGAAAAAGCTGAAAAATTCGCTAAAGATAATAACATCCCAGCATGGTACACCGACTATAAAGAACTCTTAAAACGGCCGGATATTGATATTGTCAGCATTTGTACTCCCAGCGGATTGCATAGCGAAATAGCAATTGAAGCGGCTAAAGCTGGTAAACATATTTTATGTGAGAAACCGATTGATATAACGTTACCGGCAATTGATAAAATGCTAGATGTGGTAGAACAGAAAAATGTTAAGCTCGGGGTAATGTTCCAACGGCGGACGTATGAAACTTCTCAACAGGTTCGACAAACCGTCCAATCCGGTGGATTGGGAAAGATGGTATTGGGAGATGCGTATTTGAAATATTATCGGTCACAAGCGTATTATGATTCTGCTGGCTGGCGCGGTACTTGGGAACTTGATGGTGGCGGTGCCCTAATGAATCAAGGCGTTCATGGAATTGATTTGTTGCTATGGATTATGGGTGATGTTGCGACCGTATATGCGAAAGCTGACCATCTGGTTCGTAATATTAAGGTTGAAGATACTGCGGTAGCCGTGTTAACCTATAAAAACGGAGCGTTTGGTGTGATTGAAGGCACAACGTCAGTTTATCCGGGAGAAGAGACCCGATTGGAGTTTCATGGCGATCTCGGAACAATTATTCTCCAGGAACAAACCATAAAAAAATGGGTTATTCTCGGTTCGGATGGTAAACCGCAGGATGTAACCCCGCAAGGTGAATCTGTTAAAGTCGGTGGTACCTCTGACCCCGCAGCGATTGCTACACTCGGTCATGAACGCGGAGTCCAGAATATAATTGATGCGGTGCTGGAAAATAAACCGGTATATTGCTCCGGATTGGAAGCGCGGAAGTCGGTTGAGATTATCTTGGCAATATATCAATCAGTTAAGACGAAGAAAGAAATCAAACTCCCATTGTAA